One Drosophila kikkawai strain 14028-0561.14 chromosome 3L, DkikHiC1v2, whole genome shotgun sequence genomic window carries:
- the LOC108075016 gene encoding peritrophin-48 — protein MTGKLLLATVLCLMGGSALGDQILEGNYNVTAFCTSVKPGTQLGSITSCNYYYVCSSTGPVLTQCQSGYAYDYAKSTCAPEGQVSCFWGVENPCAGQNGTWVPNTAVCGGYFWCLNGAKAGSGNCKTNQKFDSSSRQCVWGSCNSNLVESDEPNLSSLCEVVPPGVYFGDTENCNMWNYCLSSSTGVTLMTGTCTANSKTAFNVNTGNCDYVSTSVCSRVTDNPLSQVAGSCTTSGAVKPDATVCGQYYQCKNQQWVGVACPTNYYFDLTSNLCQPRQTATPVAGCNRCQYADTKWVNAVDDSNCANYYFCNSNGIGSPVSCPTSYYFNEQIQGCVSDDTLSTYASTNGACKGATAADNTSTTVKDDDAGTGGDTGTGGDDDTGTGGDDDTGTGGDDDTGTGGDDDTGTGDDDDTGTGTEDDDAAGKAIKH, from the exons ATGACAG GAAAACTCCTTCtggcaacggtcctgtgcctGATGGGCGGCAGCGCCCTGGGCGACCAGATTCTCGAGGGCAACTACAACGTCACTGCTTTCTGCACCTCCGTTAAACCCGGAACCCAGCTGGGCAGCATTACGTCCTGCAACTACTACTACGTCTGCTCGAGCACCGGACCCGTTCTCACCCAGTGCCAGAGCGGCTATGCCTACGACTATGCCAAGAGCACCTGTGCTCCGGAGGGCCAGGTGAGCTGCTTCTGGGGCGTTGAGAACCCGTGCGCCGGCCAGAACGGCACCTGGGTGCCCAACACCGCCGTCTGCGGTGGCTACTTCTGGTGCTTGAACGGCGCTAAGGCAGGATCCGGCAATTGCAAGACTAACCAGAAGTTTGATTCGAGCTCAAGGCAGTGCGTCTGGGGTAGCTGCAACAGCAATCTGGTCGAGAGCGATGAGCCAAACCTAAGCAGCCTGTGCGAGGTGGTGCCACCCGGCGTCTACTTCGGCGATACTGAGAACTGCAACATGTGGAACTACTGCCTCAGCTCCAGCACTGGTGTCACCTTGATGACCGGCACTTGCACGGCGAATTCCAAGACT GCCTTCAACGTTAACACCGGAAATTGCGACTACGTCTCCACGAGCGTTTGCAGCCGTGTGACCGACAACCCGCTGAGCCAAGTCGCCGGCAGTTGCACAACGTCTGGCGCCGTAAAGCCCGACGCCACTGTTTGCGGACAGTACTATCAGTGCAAGAACCAACAGTGGGTCGGAGTGGCCTGCCCCACCAACTACTACTTCGATCTGACCTCTAACCTCTGCCAGCCGCGCCAGACGGCAACTCCAGTTGCGGGCTGCAATCGTTGCCAATATGCCGACACGAAGTGGGTGAACGCCGTCGATGACAGTAACTGCGCCAACTACTATTTCTGCAACAGCAACGGCATTGGCAGCCCGGTCTCGTGCCCCACCTCCTACTACTTTAACGAGCAGATCCAGGGTTGCGTCTCCGACGACACACTGTCCACCTACGCATCCACCAACGGTGCCTGCAAGGGAGCCACCGCCGCTGATAATACTAGTACAACGGTTAAGGACGATGACGCTGGCACTGGCGGCGACACTGGCACCGGTGGCGATGATGACACTGGTACCGGTGGCGATGATGACACTGGTACCGGTGGCGATGATGACACTGGTACCGGTGGCGATGATGACACTGGCACCGGTGACGATGATgacactggcactggcaccgAGGACGACGATGCGGCTGGCAAAGCAATTAAGCACTAA
- the obst-F gene encoding probable chitinase 10 produces the protein MQCSWALVLGLSIGFHLGAGHSVDRSWELPKVRVTVGDISHICVGRQEGELVSHPLDCNGYFSCSRVPTLLYCNQGLHFDSERRICDIPEKAKCRPRDTSSNELNWWSSHKPRPVFVAVDVVSGQPVNPMEKYDPEHMECRHYGAYFLPHPTNCRLYFICAYGHLHRHQCGHGTWWNFEVSECQLGNEVVCYGDSRVPELLTDIQTPFIEGTTTPSSDAPVTVCYIVGSSGISTLPQFTGMEPEVSEVTVAVEVTPATAASPPRAESTTALTCPSTMQSYMSHPEDCSKYYICISGMPVLTSCPKGLFWDQKSGYCDMEKKVKCFQK, from the exons ATGCAATGCTCCTGGGCATTAGTTTTGGGACTGAGCATCGGCTTCCACTTGGGAGCGGGTCACTCCGTGGACAGAAGTTGGGAACTGCCAAAAGTTCGGGTTACCGTGGGTGATATTAGCCAT ATCTGCGTAGGCAGGCAGGAGGGCGAGCTGGTGTCCCATCCGTTAGACTGCAATGGCTACTTTTCGTGCTCGCGTGTACCCACGTTGCTTTATTGCAACCAGGGACTCCACTTCGATAGCGAGCGTAGGATCTGCGATATTCCAGAGAAAGCCAAGTGCCGGCCACGCGATACTAGTAGCAACGAGCTAAACTGGTGGTCGTCTCACAAGCCGCGTCCCGTCTTCGTGGCCGTTGATGTGGTTAGTGGCCAGCCGGTGAATCCCATGGAGAAGTACGATCCGGAGCATATGGAATGCCGGCACTACGGAGCCTACTTCCTGCCCCATCCCACAAATTGCCGGCTGTACTTCATCTGCGCCTACGGCCACCTGCACCGTCATCAGTGTGGGCATGGCACCTGGTGGAACTTTGAGGTGTCCGAGTGTCAATTGGGCAATGAGGTCGTGTGCTACGGCGACTCTCGAGTTCCAGAGCTCCTAACGGATATACAGACGCCGTTCATTGAGGGCACCACCACACCCAGCAGCGATGCTCCTGTGACCGTCTGCTACATCGTCGGATCAAGTGGAATCAGCACCTTGCCGCAATTCACGGGAATGGAACCAGAGGTCAGCGAAGTCACTGTAGCCGTAGAAGTGACTCCGGCGACGGCAGCTTCACCGCCGCGTGCCGAGTCCACCACTGCCCTGACCTGTCCATCTACCATGCAGAGCTACATGTCGCATCCGGAGGACTGCAGCAAATACTACATTTGCATCAGCGGCATGCCGGTGCTGACCTCCTGTCCCAAGGGCCTCTTCTGGGACCAGAAGTCCGGCTACTGCGACATGGAGAAGAAAGTCAAGTGCTTCCAGAAGTGA